In Alphaproteobacteria bacterium US3C007, one genomic interval encodes:
- the ubiB gene encoding 2-polyprenylphenol 6-hydroxylase has product MRGPHNIWRLVRTGATLERTGAMRAVLDAMEAPRALRVTARILGWPFAWLGLKGDATMPPAPRALSALGPAYIKFGQILSTRPDLVGHDLAQQLRVLQDKLPPFSIAEAKASFAEEIGIDPDQVFSEFSEAVAAASIAQVHKARLLETGAYVAVKVLRPKIEKAFRKDIDAFYLAARMVQLLSPASRRLRPVDVISHFEGVVMGELDLRLESSAASEFAANTQGVDAGFQLPAVKWPLSGRRVMTLDWAEGAPLGDNEALLAAGHDLAQLGDRVLKLFLSHALRDGYFHGDMHQGNLKVAANGDIIAYDFGIMGHIDEYTRRVYAEILYGFIRRDYKRVAEVHFEAGYVPADRDVDEFARALRAVGEPIFGMDATQISMGRLLSYLFEVTQKFGMETRTELILLQRTMVVVEGVARSLNPQINIWQVARPVVEDYIRKRIGPLALLRDLSKAAGVLARFGPRLPGLVEAALIQQSAPAQEAAPHSTLLRVALFSGAVALGGALVYCLPLML; this is encoded by the coding sequence CTGGTGCGCACGGGCGCCACGCTTGAGCGTACGGGCGCCATGCGCGCAGTGTTAGACGCGATGGAGGCTCCGCGCGCGCTGCGCGTGACCGCGCGCATTTTGGGTTGGCCCTTCGCCTGGTTGGGGTTGAAGGGGGATGCAACCATGCCGCCTGCCCCGCGCGCCCTGTCTGCTTTGGGGCCGGCCTATATTAAATTTGGTCAGATATTATCCACCCGGCCAGATTTAGTGGGCCATGATTTGGCGCAACAATTGCGCGTTTTGCAGGATAAGCTGCCGCCATTTTCGATCGCAGAGGCCAAAGCCAGCTTTGCAGAGGAAATCGGCATAGATCCCGATCAGGTGTTTTCGGAATTCAGCGAGGCTGTGGCCGCGGCCTCTATCGCGCAGGTTCATAAAGCCCGTTTGCTTGAAACCGGTGCGTATGTTGCGGTGAAAGTCCTGCGTCCCAAAATCGAAAAAGCCTTCCGCAAAGATATTGATGCGTTTTATTTGGCGGCCCGTATGGTGCAGCTTTTGTCACCCGCATCGCGCCGCTTGCGCCCTGTGGATGTGATTTCACATTTTGAAGGCGTTGTGATGGGCGAATTGGATCTACGCCTCGAAAGTTCGGCGGCCTCAGAATTTGCCGCCAATACGCAGGGTGTTGATGCAGGGTTTCAATTGCCTGCGGTGAAGTGGCCTCTATCGGGGCGCCGGGTGATGACGCTGGATTGGGCTGAAGGGGCACCGCTGGGCGATAATGAGGCCCTGCTGGCCGCGGGGCATGATTTGGCCCAGTTGGGGGATCGGGTTCTAAAATTATTTCTCAGCCATGCGCTGCGCGATGGGTATTTTCACGGGGATATGCATCAGGGTAATTTAAAAGTGGCCGCAAATGGCGATATTATCGCGTATGATTTCGGAATTATGGGGCATATTGATGAATATACGCGCCGGGTCTATGCCGAAATCTTATATGGGTTTATCCGCCGCGATTACAAACGCGTTGCAGAGGTACATTTTGAAGCGGGCTATGTGCCCGCAGATCGGGATGTCGATGAATTTGCGCGGGCATTACGCGCCGTCGGCGAGCCTATTTTTGGCATGGATGCAACGCAAATATCGATGGGCCGCCTGCTGAGTTATTTATTTGAAGTAACACAAAAATTTGGCATGGAAACCCGAACCGAGCTGATCTTATTGCAGCGAACCATGGTGGTGGTTGAGGGGGTTGCACGCTCTTTGAACCCGCAAATCAATATTTGGCAAGTCGCGCGGCCAGTGGTTGAGGATTACATTCGCAAACGTATCGGGCCGCTGGCGTTATTGCGTGATTTGTCCAAAGCAGCGGGCGTTTTGGCGCGCTTTGGCCCCCGCCTGCCGGGTTTGGTTGAGGCGGCGTTGATCCAGCAATCTGCACCCGCGCAGGAGGCCGCGCCACACTCAACCTTATTGCGGGTGGCGTTGTTTTCTGGAGCGGTGGCTTTGGGCGGTGCCTTGGTTTATTGTTTGCCGCTTATGCTTTAA
- a CDS encoding aminoglycoside phosphotransferase family protein, whose amino-acid sequence MPIASLETSLREKGLLQIPAQWVALSGGRSNRVWRVSQAGAQDLCVKLYPQTAWQNPLFANDPAGEYYCLENLHAEKLCPKPLGLVVTPQGRCLVYHHHHGVSFSDQTAPVGQLLARIHSRPTVPADSKAIRHAPCGSSELNAHTIQILQRCEGPERGLLERLRPTIPVEKPTKISLIHADPVANNIVISGQTALMIDWQSPALGDPMEDLSHFLSPAMQRLYRGKILNAKQQKQVLNAYQAQYPRFDFARFERLYPHYSWRIAAYCLWQKQQGNSDYSDAFDQEVTALKVKA is encoded by the coding sequence GTGCCCATAGCCAGTTTAGAGACATCTTTGCGCGAGAAAGGGCTGTTGCAAATACCCGCGCAATGGGTCGCGCTTTCGGGGGGGCGCTCAAACCGCGTTTGGCGCGTTTCACAAGCTGGCGCGCAAGATCTCTGCGTAAAACTATATCCACAAACCGCGTGGCAGAATCCGCTTTTTGCAAATGATCCTGCGGGCGAATATTATTGCCTAGAAAATCTTCACGCAGAAAAGCTTTGTCCAAAGCCATTGGGGTTGGTAGTGACGCCCCAAGGGCGCTGCTTGGTTTATCACCATCACCACGGGGTCAGTTTCAGCGATCAAACCGCGCCAGTCGGCCAGTTGCTGGCGCGCATCCATAGCCGGCCCACGGTTCCGGCCGATTCAAAAGCCATAAGACACGCGCCCTGTGGATCTAGTGAATTAAACGCCCATACTATACAAATTTTGCAACGATGCGAGGGGCCAGAGCGCGGGCTCTTAGAGCGCCTAAGGCCGACCATCCCTGTAGAAAAACCAACAAAAATAAGCCTCATTCATGCAGATCCAGTGGCAAATAATATCGTGATATCAGGCCAAACGGCCCTGATGATTGATTGGCAAAGCCCTGCTTTGGGTGATCCAATGGAAGATCTAAGCCATTTCTTATCCCCCGCAATGCAACGCCTTTATCGTGGCAAAATACTAAACGCAAAACAGCAAAAGCAGGTTTTAAACGCGTATCAAGCGCAATATCCCCGTTTCGACTTTGCGCGTTTTGAACGATTATACCCGCATTACAGCTGGCGCATTGCCGCCTATTGCCTCTGGCAAAAACAGCAAGGCAATTCAGATTATTCAGATGCGTTTGATCAAGAAGTCACGGCATTGAAGGTTAAAGCATAA